Proteins from one Mixophyes fleayi isolate aMixFle1 chromosome 9, aMixFle1.hap1, whole genome shotgun sequence genomic window:
- the SHKBP1 gene encoding SH3KBP1-binding protein 1 isoform X2: MAGSGGRSGEVIHLNVGGKRFSTSRQTLTWASDTFFSSLLSGRISSLKDETGAIFIDRDPIVFAPILNFLRTKELDTRGVNSSLLLHEAEFYGITPLVRRLQLCEELERSSCGSVLFNGYLPPPVFPAKRRNRHSVSGLQVGSRNGGSERAPVRRSNTMPPNLGGAGILGRLLDERSYGSGGGSSSDPGMVRIICGHHNWIAVAFAQFIVCYRMKETSGWQLIFTSPCLDWVIERVALNAKTIGGSLGDNDKMLAVSSCSEIILWAITGDGTGSEIGIFSLGVPAEALFFVGNQLIATSHTGKIGVWNAVTKHWQIQDVVPINSYDTAGSFLLLGCNNGSIYYVDVQKFPLRMKDNDLLVTELYRDPTEDAITALSVYLTPKTSDSGNWIEIAYGTSSGVVRVIVQHPETVGSGPQLFQTFTVHRSPVTKIMLSERHLISVCADNNHVRTWTVTRFRGMISTQPGSTPLASFKILSLEDIDGHAGCSAGNDIGPFGERDDQQVFIQRVVPDSNIVYVRLSSTGKRICEVRSVDCTPITSFTVHECEGSSRIGSRPRRYLFTGHASGCLQMWDLTTAMEVATKGEGGELGGLTQKELLEQLEQCDLALTRTPEMSPATSVSHTANHRASIASLQSQLSDSTRDRFSRLVSPTSHRPQAVASRPSEGWASLCNLQPHLSGSYSSLHKSDTQPHSGTRPSKTPGIQLRAEGQGLGTASDPPSPCISGSFVERCQELARFTETHQPDPRRSSIEGACARGKTPWGSAPVRRPSSPAPPQPSPLCVAPVPSSSSSAAVSDIPTPSPSPSPPKLPQKPRLNETSF, encoded by the exons ATGGCGGGGTCGGGAGGCCGGAGCGGAGAAGTTATACACCTCAATGTTGGGGGAAAGAG GTTCAGCACTTCTAGGCAGACTTTGACGTGGGCTTCTGACACATTCTTTTCCAG CCTTCTCAGTGGCCGCATCTCCTCCCTTAAGGATGAAACTGGAGCT ATCTTCATAGACAGAGACCCGATAGTGTTCGCTCCAATACTGAACTTTCTACGTACCAAAGAGCTTGATACAAG AGGTGTGAACAGCTCCCTGCTGCTGCATGAGGCCGAGTTTTATGGCATCACCCCACTAG TGCGACGCTTACAGCTGTGTGAGGAGTTGGAGCGCTCCTCGTGTGGGAGTGTGCTATTCAATGGATACCTCCCACCCCCAG tgtttccagcaAAGAGGAGGAATCGGCACAGTGTGTCCGGGCTGCAGGTCGGCTCTAGGAATGGGGGAAGTGAACGGGCACCTGTCCGGAGGAGTAACACCATGCCCCCCAACCTGGGAGGTGCCGGCATCCTTGGGCGCTTGTTAGATGAGAGGAGTTATGGAAGTGGGGGAG GGAGCTCCAGTGACCCCGGCATGGTTCGGATCATCTGTGGACACCATAACTGGATTGCCGTTGCTTTTGCTCAGTTTATAGTCTGTTACAG AATGAAAGAGACCTCTGGCTGGCAGCTGATTTTTACTAGCCCCTGTCTGGACTGGGTGATTGAGCGGGTGGCGCTGAACGCCAAGACCATTGGAGGGTCACTGGGAGACAATGACAAGATGCTGGCTGTCTCCTCTTGTAGCGAGATTATCCTATGGGCCATTACTGGTGACGGCACTGGGAGTGAAATAG GGATTTTTAGTCTTGGGGTACCAGCAGAAGCTTTGTTTTTCGTGGGCAATCAGTTAATAGCCACAAGCCACACTGGAAAAATTGGGGTATGGAATGCAGTGACCAAACATTGGCAG ATCCAGGATGTGGTGCCCATAAACAGCTATGACACAGCCGGCTCCTTCCTGCTGCTGGGGTGTAACAACGGGTCCATCTACTATGTAG ATGTCCAGAAATTTCCGCTGCGCATGAAGGACAATGATTTGCTTGTTACTGAGCTTTACCGCGACCCCACAGAGGATGCTATAACCGCCCTCAGTGTCTACCTCACGCCCAAAACAA GTGACAGTGGTAACTGGATCGAGATTGCATACGGCACAAGTTCCGGTGTTGTCAGAGTTATAGTTCAGCACCCCGAGACTGTTGGATCCGGCCCTCAACTTTTCCAGACTTTCACTGTCCACCGGAGCCCGGTCACCAAGATAATGCTGTCCGAGAGACACCTCATCTCAG TTTGTGCGGATAATAACCATGTGCGCACGTGGACGGTGACGCGCTTCCGTGGCATGATCTCCACCCAGCCTGGATCCACTCCTCTGGCATCGTTCAAGATCCTTTCCCTAGAAGATATTGACGGACATGCCGGCTGCAGCGCAGGGAATGATATTG GTCCTTTTGGTGAACGAGATGACCAGCAGGTCTTCATTCAGCGCGTTGTACCTGATTCCAATATTGTCTATGTCCGTCTGTCCTCCACTGGGAAGAG GATCTGTGAGGTCCGGTCTGTGGACTGTACCCCCATTACTTCCTTCACCGTCCATGAGTGTGAGGGCTCTAGCCGCATTGGCTCCCGCCCACGCCGCTATCTCTTCACTGGCCACGCCAGCGGATGTCTTCAGATGTGGGATCTGACCACTGCTATGGAGGTGGCAACCAAGGGGGAAGGTGGAG AGCTAGGGGGTCTTACTCAGAAAGAGCTGCTGGAACAGCTGGAGCAGTGTGACCTGGCTCTCACCCGTACCCCAGAAATGAGCCCTGCTACATCCGTCTCCCATACCGCCAACCACCGTGCATCAATAGCCAG CTTGCAGTCCCAGCTGAGTGACAGCACACGTGATCGATTCTCCAGGCTGGTGTCGCCCACCTCACATCGCCCCCAGGCTGTGGCTTCTCGCCCCTCTGAGGGTTGGGCTTCTCTGTGCAATCTGCAGCCGCACCTCTCAGGGAGCTATAGTTCTCTGCACAAGTCAGACACCCAGCCTCATTCCGGCACAAGACCCAGCAAAACTCCGGGCATCCAGTTGAGAGCTGAGGGCCAAGGTTTGGGTACGGCCTCTGACCCACCATCTCCCTGTATCAGCGGCAGTTTTGTGGAGCGTTGCCAAGAGCTTGCCCGCTTCACAGAGACCCACCAGCCTGACCCACGCCGATCCAGCATTGAGGGGGCATGCGCCAGGGGCAAAACACCATGGGGCTCTGCACCAGTTAGACGACCATCCTCCCCAGCCCCTCCTCAACCCTCACCTCTCTGTGTTGCCCCAGTGCCATCTTCCTCATCCTCTGCTGCAGTATCTGATATTCCCACACCTTCACCTTCCCCGTCGCCTCCTAAACTGCCCCAGAAGCCCAGGCTGAATGAGACGTCTTTCTAA
- the SHKBP1 gene encoding SH3KBP1-binding protein 1 isoform X1, which produces MAGSGGRSGEVIHLNVGGKRFSTSRQTLTWASDTFFSSLLSGRISSLKDETGAIFIDRDPIVFAPILNFLRTKELDTRGVNSSLLLHEAEFYGITPLVRRLQLCEELERSSCGSVLFNGYLPPPVFPAKRRNRHSVSGLQVGSRNGGSERAPVRRSNTMPPNLGGAGILGRLLDERSYGSGGGSSSDPGMVRIICGHHNWIAVAFAQFIVCYRMKETSGWQLIFTSPCLDWVIERVALNAKTIGGSLGDNDKMLAVSSCSEIILWAITGDGTGSEIGIFSLGVPAEALFFVGNQLIATSHTGKIGVWNAVTKHWQIQDVVPINSYDTAGSFLLLGCNNGSIYYVDVQKFPLRMKDNDLLVTELYRDPTEDAITALSVYLTPKTSDSGNWIEIAYGTSSGVVRVIVQHPETVGSGPQLFQTFTVHRSPVTKIMLSERHLISVCADNNHVRTWTVTRFRGMISTQPGSTPLASFKILSLEDIDGHAGCSAGNDIGPFGERDDQQVFIQRVVPDSNIVYVRLSSTGKRICEVRSVDCTPITSFTVHECEGSSRIGSRPRRYLFTGHASGCLQMWDLTTAMEVATKGEGGAELGGLTQKELLEQLEQCDLALTRTPEMSPATSVSHTANHRASIASLQSQLSDSTRDRFSRLVSPTSHRPQAVASRPSEGWASLCNLQPHLSGSYSSLHKSDTQPHSGTRPSKTPGIQLRAEGQGLGTASDPPSPCISGSFVERCQELARFTETHQPDPRRSSIEGACARGKTPWGSAPVRRPSSPAPPQPSPLCVAPVPSSSSSAAVSDIPTPSPSPSPPKLPQKPRLNETSF; this is translated from the exons ATGGCGGGGTCGGGAGGCCGGAGCGGAGAAGTTATACACCTCAATGTTGGGGGAAAGAG GTTCAGCACTTCTAGGCAGACTTTGACGTGGGCTTCTGACACATTCTTTTCCAG CCTTCTCAGTGGCCGCATCTCCTCCCTTAAGGATGAAACTGGAGCT ATCTTCATAGACAGAGACCCGATAGTGTTCGCTCCAATACTGAACTTTCTACGTACCAAAGAGCTTGATACAAG AGGTGTGAACAGCTCCCTGCTGCTGCATGAGGCCGAGTTTTATGGCATCACCCCACTAG TGCGACGCTTACAGCTGTGTGAGGAGTTGGAGCGCTCCTCGTGTGGGAGTGTGCTATTCAATGGATACCTCCCACCCCCAG tgtttccagcaAAGAGGAGGAATCGGCACAGTGTGTCCGGGCTGCAGGTCGGCTCTAGGAATGGGGGAAGTGAACGGGCACCTGTCCGGAGGAGTAACACCATGCCCCCCAACCTGGGAGGTGCCGGCATCCTTGGGCGCTTGTTAGATGAGAGGAGTTATGGAAGTGGGGGAG GGAGCTCCAGTGACCCCGGCATGGTTCGGATCATCTGTGGACACCATAACTGGATTGCCGTTGCTTTTGCTCAGTTTATAGTCTGTTACAG AATGAAAGAGACCTCTGGCTGGCAGCTGATTTTTACTAGCCCCTGTCTGGACTGGGTGATTGAGCGGGTGGCGCTGAACGCCAAGACCATTGGAGGGTCACTGGGAGACAATGACAAGATGCTGGCTGTCTCCTCTTGTAGCGAGATTATCCTATGGGCCATTACTGGTGACGGCACTGGGAGTGAAATAG GGATTTTTAGTCTTGGGGTACCAGCAGAAGCTTTGTTTTTCGTGGGCAATCAGTTAATAGCCACAAGCCACACTGGAAAAATTGGGGTATGGAATGCAGTGACCAAACATTGGCAG ATCCAGGATGTGGTGCCCATAAACAGCTATGACACAGCCGGCTCCTTCCTGCTGCTGGGGTGTAACAACGGGTCCATCTACTATGTAG ATGTCCAGAAATTTCCGCTGCGCATGAAGGACAATGATTTGCTTGTTACTGAGCTTTACCGCGACCCCACAGAGGATGCTATAACCGCCCTCAGTGTCTACCTCACGCCCAAAACAA GTGACAGTGGTAACTGGATCGAGATTGCATACGGCACAAGTTCCGGTGTTGTCAGAGTTATAGTTCAGCACCCCGAGACTGTTGGATCCGGCCCTCAACTTTTCCAGACTTTCACTGTCCACCGGAGCCCGGTCACCAAGATAATGCTGTCCGAGAGACACCTCATCTCAG TTTGTGCGGATAATAACCATGTGCGCACGTGGACGGTGACGCGCTTCCGTGGCATGATCTCCACCCAGCCTGGATCCACTCCTCTGGCATCGTTCAAGATCCTTTCCCTAGAAGATATTGACGGACATGCCGGCTGCAGCGCAGGGAATGATATTG GTCCTTTTGGTGAACGAGATGACCAGCAGGTCTTCATTCAGCGCGTTGTACCTGATTCCAATATTGTCTATGTCCGTCTGTCCTCCACTGGGAAGAG GATCTGTGAGGTCCGGTCTGTGGACTGTACCCCCATTACTTCCTTCACCGTCCATGAGTGTGAGGGCTCTAGCCGCATTGGCTCCCGCCCACGCCGCTATCTCTTCACTGGCCACGCCAGCGGATGTCTTCAGATGTGGGATCTGACCACTGCTATGGAGGTGGCAACCAAGGGGGAAGGTGGAG CAGAGCTAGGGGGTCTTACTCAGAAAGAGCTGCTGGAACAGCTGGAGCAGTGTGACCTGGCTCTCACCCGTACCCCAGAAATGAGCCCTGCTACATCCGTCTCCCATACCGCCAACCACCGTGCATCAATAGCCAG CTTGCAGTCCCAGCTGAGTGACAGCACACGTGATCGATTCTCCAGGCTGGTGTCGCCCACCTCACATCGCCCCCAGGCTGTGGCTTCTCGCCCCTCTGAGGGTTGGGCTTCTCTGTGCAATCTGCAGCCGCACCTCTCAGGGAGCTATAGTTCTCTGCACAAGTCAGACACCCAGCCTCATTCCGGCACAAGACCCAGCAAAACTCCGGGCATCCAGTTGAGAGCTGAGGGCCAAGGTTTGGGTACGGCCTCTGACCCACCATCTCCCTGTATCAGCGGCAGTTTTGTGGAGCGTTGCCAAGAGCTTGCCCGCTTCACAGAGACCCACCAGCCTGACCCACGCCGATCCAGCATTGAGGGGGCATGCGCCAGGGGCAAAACACCATGGGGCTCTGCACCAGTTAGACGACCATCCTCCCCAGCCCCTCCTCAACCCTCACCTCTCTGTGTTGCCCCAGTGCCATCTTCCTCATCCTCTGCTGCAGTATCTGATATTCCCACACCTTCACCTTCCCCGTCGCCTCCTAAACTGCCCCAGAAGCCCAGGCTGAATGAGACGTCTTTCTAA